In Palaemon carinicauda isolate YSFRI2023 chromosome 21, ASM3689809v2, whole genome shotgun sequence, the following proteins share a genomic window:
- the LOC137614731 gene encoding oplophorus-luciferin 2-monooxygenase non-catalytic subunit-like: MYRKLIALLWLITLASELIAGQNASSTLTSSTIPSTTTEPVYDCPAAEEISPCLCHLLGKNQMEMDCSNVESGDELGRVFSTEFELSDFVRLIIAGNYNLTTLREGDLGVSSFKEIYIMNGNLVEIEDLALVGSTDTLEYLDLYNNHLQTMPAISTFSRLSGVNLCGNYITEFPALNSMTLKNLDFIENPLVSLPSDAFQGLPAVEYVFLDRCNLEEIASGTFANNQKLSYLSLDGNNLKSLPLDAIQLSGMTSYLFLQNNQLGQLASGSISGVTGSIYMNGNSLTELNEHVFRPMLENNADVYLADNPFGCGCDIAWLILNQTLLDGLADSPSCEDGTFFVDLDPAYYEAMC; encoded by the exons ATGTATCGAAAGCTAATAGCCTTGCTGTGGCTGATCACATTAGCAAGTGAACTTATTGCGGGACAAAATGCCAGCAGTACCCTTACCTCCAGCACAATTCCTTCAACAACAACAGAACCAGTCTATGATTGCCCTGCTGCCGAGGAAATATCGCCCTGTTTATGTCATCTCCTCGGGAAAAATCAAATGGAGATGGACTGTTCCAATGTTGAAAGTGGAGACGAACTCGGGAGAGTTTTCAGCACAGAATTCGAACTATCCGATTTTGTTCGACTGATAATAGCCGGAAACTACAACCTAACTACCCTGAGAGAGGGTGATCTAGGAGTCTCTtcattcaaagaaatatatataatgaatggaaaCCTCGTTGAAATAGAAGACCTGGCTCTGGTAGGTAGTACAGATACACTAGAATACTTAGATCTGTACAACAACCACCTTCAGACAATGCCAGCAATTTCAACTTTCAGCCGTCTGTCTGGAGTTAATCTATGTGGGAACTACATTACGGAATTTCCTGCACTAAATTCTATGACATTGAAGAATCTTGATTTCATTGAAAATCCACTGGTATCTCTTCCATCTGATGCATTCCAGGGTCTTCCAGCGGTAGAATATGTCTTTCTTGACCGTTGCAACCTGGAAGAAATAGCTTCAG GAACGTTTGcaaataatcaaaagctttcttacttGAGTTTGGATGGGAACAATTTGAAGTCTCTTCCACTTGATGCCATTCAACTTAGTGGAATGACAAGCTACTTATTTCTTCAAAACAATCAACTCGGCCAGTTAGCTTCTGGTTCGATTTCAG GTGTCACAGGCAGTATTTACATGAACGGAAACTCACTGACGGAATTAAACGAACATGTATTTCGGCCAATGCTCGAAAACAACGCCGATGTTTACCTAGCAG ATAATCCCTTTGGGTGTGGGTGCGACATCGCTTGGCTGATCCTCAACCAAACGCTGCTTGACGGCCTGGCTGATTCGCCGAGTTGTGAGGATGGAACATTCTTCGTTGATTTGGATCCAGCTTATTACGAAGCCATGTGTTGA